The following coding sequences are from one Vulpes vulpes isolate BD-2025 chromosome 12, VulVul3, whole genome shotgun sequence window:
- the LOC112907905 gene encoding protein MIS12 homolog yields MSVDPMTYEAQFFGFTPQTCMLRIYIAFQDYLFGVMQAVEQVILKKLGDLPGCEINPVQVRKCTEKFLGFMKGCFDNLFGKMERLFLQLILRIPPNILLPEDKPQELHPCSEEEFRLLQEEIEQLQKYKTELGTKQALLAELEEQKIMQAQLKQTLVLFDELENAGQDHGTSDFRESLVFLVQNSRKLQTIRDTVEQEGKRMKIL; encoded by the coding sequence ATGTCTGTGGACCCGATGACCTATGAGGCCCAGTTCTTCGGCTTCACACCACAAACTTGCATGCTGAGAATCTATATTGCATTTCAAGACTACCTATTTGGAGTGATGCAGGCTGTCGAACAGGTCATTCTGAAAAAGCTAGGTGACCTCCCAGGCTGTGAGATCAACCCTGTCCAGGTTCGTAAATGCACAGAGAAGTTCCTCGGCTTCATGAAGGGATGTTTCGATAACCTTTTTGGCAAAATGGAGCGGCTGTTTTTACAGTTGATTCTGCGCATTCCCCCAAACATTTTGCTTCCAGAAGATAAACCCCAGGAGCTGCATCCTTGTAGTGAGGAAGAGTTCCGGCTCCTCCAGGAGGAAATTGAACAGTTACAGAAGTATAAGACCGAATTAGGCACTAAGCAGGCCCTTCTCGCAGAATTAGAGGAACAAAAAATTATGCAGGCccaacttaagcagactctggtTTTGTTTGATGAACTCGAAAATGCTGGCCAAGATCACGGGACTAGTGATTTCAGGGAAAGCCTGGTGTTCCTGGTCCAGAACTCCAGAAAACTACAGACTATTAGGGACACTGTGGAACAGGAAggcaagagaatgaaaatactgTAA